A part of Melittangium boletus DSM 14713 genomic DNA contains:
- a CDS encoding globin-coupled sensor protein, producing MPSPSPRVADGRLGSAAEELERRKRVLGFSDTDARHLADFRPVAEASNGAVVERFYEHLMSHEEMRSHFQSPQHIEALKRAQSQYFLELFGGAYDPAYVENRLRVGRAHERIGLGPLWYVGAYSQYLCSLIPLVLERGGLDPSDSLSGTLQALVKIVNLDMSLAIDTYIEAMTDREASQVGRFVSALESMSASLSSSSGDILDATSRQMGAAHRQASSIAEVTSALSELRLTSMQALEKAEGVITVSERSIESSRLGGQAVEACIQGMREIREQVEAIADKILSLSEQTQQIGEIIASVNEITEQSKLLALNAAIEAARAGEHGRGFSVVATEIRSLADQSKQATVQVRKLLGSIQSATNSAVVATEAGTRKVEAGVELANRAGQSIQQLGGSIEESSSAARLIASAARQQTAGVQQVADAMVDIRDAMNSTLMSLGQTETSAHQLNDLTQSVNQLVDSFSRPKQPKAPEYRLA from the coding sequence ATGCCTTCCCCCTCCCCGCGTGTCGCCGATGGCCGTCTGGGTTCCGCCGCCGAGGAGCTCGAGCGGCGCAAGCGCGTGCTGGGCTTCTCCGACACGGACGCCCGGCACCTGGCCGACTTCCGCCCCGTGGCCGAGGCGAGCAATGGCGCCGTCGTCGAGCGCTTCTACGAGCACCTGATGTCGCACGAGGAGATGCGCTCGCACTTCCAGAGTCCCCAGCACATCGAGGCGCTCAAGCGGGCCCAGTCGCAGTACTTCCTGGAGCTCTTCGGAGGCGCGTATGACCCCGCCTACGTGGAGAACCGGCTGCGCGTGGGCCGGGCCCATGAGCGGATCGGCCTGGGGCCCCTGTGGTACGTGGGCGCCTATAGCCAGTACCTCTGCTCGCTCATCCCGTTGGTGCTCGAGCGCGGTGGCCTCGATCCCTCCGACTCCCTGTCCGGGACGCTCCAGGCCCTGGTGAAGATCGTCAACCTGGACATGTCGCTCGCCATCGACACGTACATCGAGGCGATGACGGACCGGGAGGCCTCGCAGGTGGGCCGCTTCGTGAGCGCGCTGGAGAGCATGTCCGCGAGCCTGTCCTCGTCCTCGGGGGACATCCTCGACGCCACGTCGCGGCAGATGGGCGCCGCCCACCGGCAGGCGAGCTCCATCGCCGAGGTGACGAGCGCCCTGTCCGAGCTGCGGCTCACCTCGATGCAGGCGCTGGAGAAGGCCGAGGGCGTCATCACCGTGTCCGAGCGCTCCATCGAGTCCTCGCGCCTGGGGGGCCAGGCGGTGGAGGCCTGCATCCAGGGCATGCGGGAGATCCGCGAGCAGGTGGAGGCCATCGCGGACAAGATTCTCTCGCTGAGCGAGCAGACGCAGCAGATTGGAGAGATCATCGCCTCGGTGAATGAAATCACCGAGCAGTCCAAGCTGCTGGCGCTCAACGCCGCCATCGAGGCGGCCCGCGCGGGCGAGCATGGGCGGGGCTTCTCGGTGGTGGCCACGGAGATCCGCAGCCTGGCGGATCAGTCCAAACAGGCCACGGTGCAGGTGCGCAAGCTGCTCGGCAGCATCCAGTCGGCGACGAACTCGGCGGTGGTGGCCACCGAGGCGGGCACGCGCAAGGTGGAGGCCGGGGTGGAGCTGGCCAACCGGGCGGGCCAGAGCATCCAGCAGTTGGGCGGCAGCATCGAGGAGTCCTCGTCGGCCGCGCGGCTCATCGCCAGCGCCGCGCGTCAGCAGACGGCCGGTGTGCAGCAGGTGGCGGACGCCATGGTGGACATCCGCGACGCCATGAACAGCACCCTCATGAGCCTGGGCCAGACGGAGACGTCCGCCCACCAGCTCAATGACCTGACCCAGAGCGTCAACCAGCTCGTGGATTCGTTCTCGAGGCCCAAACAGCCCAAGGCGCCCGAATACCGTCTGGCGTGA
- a CDS encoding hybrid sensor histidine kinase/response regulator → MAPTMEELDLAIQVSFAAEAKDLLRQVERALHGLVGGDPAERGPRCRDMLRGLHTLKGAAAAAGRDAVARGAHALEDQVRGVQEGRTLLEGAGLDALFAGLEHVYEVLGPGPSAPAFEEQQGTPGEGPAPKEEVEELLRVAPSRVEALHALTGELVLGRLRRESLARRLLETRDRLGEAMDRWRELGARLEPCKRTLPRAQWAGVKAARDACGPAMTSAWKMLSAVAREAPALLAHTAGVEGELEEGIRELRLMPLQPFLEEYARVAREAARACGKDVRLEVRAAGAEVDRGVLMRLRDVLLHLVRNAVVHGVESPERRRERGKPEAGTLTLEARCEGARAFLRVADDGAGVDVERVLQRARELDGGAAPRDTSPEALLALLSRPGFSTRDEVDALAGRGVGLDVVANILRGLEGQWRLEHVPGRGTAFLLEVPVSASTHRGLVVRVGEDSFGLLLHHVERVVRVGARDVTVLEGHATVPLDGQPVALVALASLLGLQGEGAPEGPKRTGVVVRQGSRRLVVLVDDVPGEERLVIKPLGPAFAGAPLVLGGALQADGSVLPVLQVPALLDRAAEGVGRGSASASLGPRSAPALGAVLVVDDSPTLRMLLRNVLRAAGFPVVVASDGLAAVEAWNRQPFSLVVTDLDMPLLDGAELCRFVRRSERPRTPVILVTSQTGAEARRRALDVGVDAYVVKGEFEQATFLRLVRKLTNTGEHLVEAAVG, encoded by the coding sequence ATGGCCCCGACGATGGAGGAGTTGGACCTGGCCATCCAGGTGTCATTCGCCGCCGAGGCGAAGGACCTCTTGCGCCAGGTGGAGCGCGCGCTGCATGGCCTGGTCGGAGGCGACCCCGCGGAGCGCGGACCTCGCTGCCGGGACATGCTGCGCGGGCTGCACACCCTCAAGGGCGCGGCGGCCGCGGCGGGCAGGGACGCGGTGGCCCGCGGCGCGCATGCGCTGGAGGACCAGGTGCGTGGCGTGCAGGAGGGCCGGACGCTCCTGGAAGGCGCGGGGCTCGATGCGCTCTTCGCGGGACTCGAGCACGTCTACGAGGTCCTGGGTCCGGGGCCCTCGGCGCCGGCCTTCGAGGAGCAGCAGGGAACACCAGGGGAAGGCCCGGCGCCCAAGGAGGAGGTGGAGGAACTGCTGCGGGTGGCTCCCTCGCGGGTGGAGGCGTTGCACGCGCTGACGGGAGAGCTCGTGCTCGGCCGGCTGCGCCGGGAGTCCCTGGCGCGGAGGTTGTTGGAGACCCGGGATCGGTTGGGCGAGGCCATGGATCGCTGGCGGGAGCTGGGCGCGCGGCTGGAGCCCTGCAAGCGCACGCTGCCTCGCGCGCAGTGGGCGGGCGTGAAGGCGGCGCGGGACGCGTGTGGCCCGGCGATGACGAGCGCCTGGAAGATGCTCTCGGCGGTGGCGCGCGAGGCCCCGGCGCTGCTCGCGCACACGGCGGGGGTGGAGGGGGAACTGGAGGAGGGCATCCGGGAGCTGCGGCTGATGCCCCTGCAACCCTTCCTGGAGGAGTACGCGCGGGTGGCGAGGGAGGCGGCGCGCGCGTGCGGCAAGGACGTCCGCCTGGAGGTGCGCGCGGCCGGGGCGGAGGTGGACCGCGGGGTGCTCATGCGGCTGCGCGACGTGCTGTTGCACCTGGTGCGCAACGCCGTGGTCCACGGGGTGGAGTCCCCCGAGCGGCGGCGCGAGCGGGGCAAGCCGGAGGCGGGCACGCTCACCCTGGAGGCGCGGTGCGAGGGGGCGCGGGCCTTCCTGCGCGTGGCGGACGACGGGGCGGGCGTGGACGTGGAGCGGGTGCTCCAGCGCGCCCGGGAGCTGGACGGGGGGGCGGCGCCGCGCGACACCTCGCCCGAGGCACTGCTGGCCCTGCTCAGCCGGCCGGGCTTCTCCACACGGGACGAGGTGGACGCCCTGGCGGGCCGGGGGGTGGGGCTGGACGTGGTGGCGAACATCCTCCGGGGGCTGGAGGGACAGTGGCGGCTCGAGCACGTGCCGGGGCGGGGCACGGCCTTCCTGTTGGAGGTCCCCGTGTCCGCCTCCACGCACCGGGGGTTGGTGGTGCGCGTGGGGGAGGACAGCTTCGGCCTGCTCCTGCACCATGTGGAGCGCGTGGTGCGGGTGGGGGCGCGCGACGTGACCGTCCTGGAGGGGCACGCCACGGTGCCCCTGGACGGCCAGCCGGTGGCGCTCGTGGCCCTGGCCTCGCTCCTGGGCCTCCAGGGGGAGGGCGCACCCGAGGGCCCCAAGCGCACGGGTGTCGTGGTGCGTCAAGGTTCCCGGCGGCTCGTGGTGCTCGTGGACGACGTGCCGGGCGAGGAGCGTCTGGTCATCAAACCCCTCGGGCCCGCCTTCGCCGGAGCGCCCCTGGTGCTCGGGGGGGCCCTGCAGGCGGATGGCTCGGTGCTGCCCGTGCTCCAGGTCCCCGCCCTCCTCGACCGGGCGGCGGAAGGGGTGGGGCGGGGGAGTGCCTCGGCGTCCCTCGGACCCCGCTCCGCTCCAGCGCTAGGCGCGGTGCTGGTGGTGGATGACTCGCCCACCCTGCGCATGCTCCTGCGCAACGTGCTGCGCGCCGCGGGCTTCCCCGTGGTGGTGGCCTCCGACGGACTCGCCGCCGTCGAGGCGTGGAACCGCCAACCGTTCAGCCTGGTGGTGACGGACCTGGACATGCCCCTGCTGGACGGAGCGGAGCTGTGCCGCTTCGTGCGCCGCTCCGAGCGGCCCCGGACTCCTGTCATCCTGGTAACCTCCCAGACCGGCGCGGAGGCGCGGCGGCGGGCCCTGGACGTGGGCGTGGATGCGTACGTGGTAAAAGGCGAATTCGAGCAGGCCACCTTCCTGCGGTTGGTGCGCAAGCTGACGAACACGGGAGAGCACCTCGTTGAAGCTGCTGTTGGTTGA
- a CDS encoding chemotaxis protein CheB, whose protein sequence is MKLLLVEDSRSVVAFLEQILRREPDIELLPPVDNGHDAVLAVQRWRPQLVLMDLVLPGGMGGEEAIAAIMATAPCPIVVLSGQLATRGRDRTFESLSAGAVDVLAKPTLGGLEAVREFRERLLRTVRTMAHARVTSRRRTSLRGLPVPPSQMPPVPTETQPCALLAIGGSTGAPPLVYELLRALPAPAPFPVVVAQHIVHGFEPGFAQWLCATGHTVEVARSGDWLEPGVVYVSPADRDLLVRGGRLRTQPSKGVALPSVNVLFESVASFYRDRAVGLLLTGMGVDGAEGLLAMRKAGALTVAQEGSTCVVDGMPGAARALGAARQSLTPAGMGLLVAALARTASRG, encoded by the coding sequence TTGAAGCTGCTGTTGGTTGAGGACTCGCGCTCCGTCGTCGCGTTTCTCGAGCAGATCCTGCGCCGGGAGCCGGACATCGAGCTATTGCCGCCCGTGGACAATGGCCACGACGCGGTGCTGGCGGTGCAGCGCTGGAGGCCCCAGCTCGTGTTGATGGACCTGGTGCTCCCCGGGGGAATGGGGGGCGAGGAGGCCATCGCCGCCATCATGGCCACGGCGCCCTGCCCCATCGTGGTGCTCAGCGGTCAGCTGGCCACGCGCGGGAGGGATCGGACCTTCGAGTCCCTGAGCGCGGGGGCGGTGGACGTCCTGGCCAAACCCACCCTGGGCGGCCTGGAGGCGGTGCGGGAGTTCCGCGAGCGGCTGCTGCGCACGGTGCGCACCATGGCTCACGCGCGGGTGACGAGCCGCCGGCGCACGTCGCTGCGCGGGCTGCCGGTGCCGCCGAGCCAGATGCCTCCGGTGCCCACCGAGACCCAGCCCTGCGCCCTGCTGGCGATTGGCGGCTCCACGGGCGCGCCGCCGCTGGTGTACGAGTTGTTGCGCGCGCTGCCCGCTCCCGCGCCCTTCCCGGTGGTGGTGGCGCAGCACATCGTCCACGGCTTCGAGCCGGGCTTCGCCCAGTGGCTGTGTGCCACGGGGCACACCGTGGAGGTGGCGCGCAGCGGGGACTGGCTGGAGCCGGGCGTCGTGTACGTGTCGCCGGCGGACCGCGACCTGCTGGTGCGCGGCGGACGGTTGCGCACGCAGCCCTCCAAGGGCGTGGCCCTGCCCTCGGTGAACGTGCTCTTCGAGAGCGTGGCGAGCTTCTACCGGGACAGGGCCGTGGGCCTGTTGCTCACGGGCATGGGCGTGGACGGCGCCGAGGGTCTGCTCGCGATGCGCAAGGCGGGGGCCCTGACGGTGGCTCAGGAGGGCTCGACCTGCGTGGTGGACGGGATGCCGGGGGCGGCGCGGGCGCTTGGCGCGGCACGCCAGTCGCTCACGCCCGCGGGCATGGGCTTGTTGGTGGCGGCCCTCGCCCGCACGGCCTCGCGGGGCTGA